Proteins from one Salarias fasciatus chromosome 14, fSalaFa1.1, whole genome shotgun sequence genomic window:
- the LOC115400994 gene encoding solute carrier family 25 member 36-A-like gives MSQRDTLVHLFAGGCGGTVGAILTCPLEVVKTRLQSSSITLYVSEVQLSTVNGASVARVAPPGPLHCLKLILEKEGPRSLFRGLGPNLVGVAPSRAIYFAAYSTAKEKLNGVLEADSTQVHMVSAGMAGFTAITATNPIWLIKTRLQLDARNRGERRMNAFDCVRRVYQADGLRGFYRGMSASYAGISETVIHFVIYENIKRRLLEAKAPQNMDEEEESSKDASDFVGMMLAAATSKTCATTIAYPHEVIRTRLREEGTKYRSFFQTLTTVPKEEGYRALYRGLTTHLVRQIPNTAIMMCTYELVVYLLNG, from the exons ATGAGCCAAAGAGACACCCTAGTTCATCTGTTTGCTGGAGG ATGTGGAGGCACTGTCGGAGCCATCTTGACGTGTCCTCTGGAAGTGGTGAAGACTCGTCTGCAGTCGTCCTCCATCACCCTGTACGTGTCTGAGGTCCAGCTCAGCACCGTCAATGGGGCCAGCGTGGCCCGCGTGGCCCCCCCGGGCCCCCTGCACTGTCTCAA gttgATACTGGAGAAGGAAGGCCCTCGCTCGCTCTTCAGGGGCCTGGGGCCAAACCTAGTGGGCGTGGCACCTTCCAG GGCGATCTACTTCGCTGCTTATTCCACAGCCAAAGAGAAGCTGAATGGCGTGCTGGAAGCGGACTCCACCCAGGTGCACATGGTGTCGGCAGGAATGGCAG GTTTTACAGCCATCACAGCAACCAACCCCATCTGGCTCATAAAGACTCGGTTACAGCTGGACGCCAG GAACCGAGGCGAGCGGCGGATGAACGCCTTCGACTGCGTGCGCCGGGTGTACCAGGCGGACGGCCTGCGGGGCTTCTACAGGGGAATGTCGGCGTCCTACGCCGGCATCTCAGAGACTGTGATCCACTTTGTGATCTATGAAAACATTAAGCGGCGCCTCCTGGAGGCCAAAGCGCCGCAGAAcatggacgaggaggaggagtcgtCCAAGGACGCCTCAGACTTTGTGGGCATGAtgctcgccgccgccacctccaAGACGTGTGCCACGACCATCGCTTATCCTCACG AGGTGATCCGCACCAGGCTACGTGAGGAGGGCACCAAGTACCGCTCCTTCTTCCAGACTCTAACGACAGTGCCCAAAGAGGAGGGTTACCGCGCCCTCTACCGCGGCCTCACCACCCACCTGGTCCGCCAGATCCCCAACACCGCCATCATGATGTGCACCTACGAGCTGGTGGTCTACCTCCTGAACGGTTAA